A stretch of Pyrenophora tritici-repentis strain M4 chromosome 7, whole genome shotgun sequence DNA encodes these proteins:
- a CDS encoding HHT1, Histones H3 and H4, translating to MARTKPRPKVTGKAGRGGPDGKTVTGGKPAQKALASKARRQVAGKSTRKAPVAVKKKRKFKAGTVALREIKRYQRGFELLLRKLPFSRVVREFAQVHKADIRFQRSAIEALQEATEAFLVGYFEDCNINAIHAKRVTIQEKDSQLARRYFARELLAFL from the exons ATGGCAAGGACAAAACCACGGCCTAAGGTCACCGGTAAAGCCGGCCGGGGTGGTCCTGATGGCAAGACAGTTACTGGCGGCAAGCCGGCTCAGAAGGCCCTTGCTAGTAAGGCTAGACGTCAAGTAGCAGGAAAGTCTACGCGAAAGGCACCTGTAGCTgttaagaagaagcgcaagtttaAGGCAGGCA CTGTCGCATTACGGGAAATCAAGAGATACCAGAGAGGTTTTGAACTACTCTTGCGAAAACTCCCCTTTTCCCGCGTAGTGCGCGAATTTGCACAGGTGCACAAGGCCGATATCCGCTTTCAACGATCTGCAATCGAAGCTCTTCAGGAAGCTACAGAAGCTTTCTTAGTTGGTTATTTTGAGG ACTGCAACATCAATGCTATTCACGCAAAGAGGGTTACTATTCAAGAGAAGGATTCTCAATTGGCTAGGCGCTACTTTGCGCGCGAGTTACTAGCTTTTCTCTAG
- a CDS encoding Dimer-Tnp-hAT domain containing protein, which produces MPVAKEQVGDVPEGLVPAIKLEPPPGFEQDEWEQLTDGFACEADEIDGILDQRGSGGSRKGRPINLSVPYTGSLSGSARAIAQRERKALFDKEEKVLESVRTADRSAKYQLKKSLLQQPKYKLANSARQAKLLEKEWDILSEKRFTQKKSVAKDILAIPIAQVGVERVFNVAKDVIGSRRHRLSARTIQQIMVLKDTISQEEEQGLDYLVAQLGEDGEPIDEVNDLFELPASLEHTFDIDEENQTTEEESEEEVQEERQLPPRKRQRPQRYRDN; this is translated from the exons atgcctgtcgcgaaagagcaagtcggcgacgtacctgaaggcctagttccagccatcaaactTGAACCTCCGCCTGGGTTCGAACAAGATGAGTGGGAGCAGCTTACCGAT GGATTTGCGTGTGAAGCTGACGAGATTGACGGTATCTTAGATCAAAGAGGTAGTGGGGGTTCacgaaaaggccgacctaTCAATTTGAGCGTCCCCTATACTGGCTCTCTGAGTGGTAGCGCCCGTGCTATTGCTCAACGTGAACGCAAAGCTCTTTTCgataaagaggagaaggtacTTGAAAGCGTTAGAACAGCCGACCGCTCCGCGAAGTACCAACTGAAGAAATCGCTTTTGCAACAGCCTAAGTATAAATTAGCAAATAGTGCTAGACAGGCTAAGCTGCTAGAGAAAGAGTGGGATATACTTTCAGAGAAGCGGTTTACCCAGAAAAAGTCTG TGGcgaaggatatactagcaATACCAATTGCTCAGGTTGGGGTTGAAAGAGTTTTCAATGTTGCTAAGGATGTTATTGGTAGTCGGAGGCACCGACTATCTGCCCGGACAATACAGCAGATAATGGTTCTTAAGGATACAATATctcaagaggaagaacaGGGTCTAGACTACCTAGTTGCTCAATTAGGGGAGGATGGAGAGCCAATTGACGAGGTTAATGATCTTTTTGAGCTTCCAGCCTCGTTAGAGCATACCTTCGATATAGATGAGGAGAACCAGActacagaagaagagtcggaggaagaggtccaggaggagcgtcaattgccacctcgaaagcgccagcgtcctCAGCGCTACCGTGATAATTAG